ttcttaaaataatttaaatctcCTTACAAGTGTAAATGTAtacgtttaattttttttaaatttctcttTACTCAATCACGTATAATTTAGAAAGTCAgtaaactaatttaaaaaagtTTAGACAATAAACAAGAtattttggagttttttttttttttttttttgacaaatacATAACCTAAATATGTACATATTAAGCCGAGAATACAAAACACATCACCCGAAAAAACGGATAAGATAATGAAAGAAAACTGTAAAGAGAAGAATGGGCTATGTGCATAACTGTTGTATTTatgataatataattaaataaaattatttaatgataaaaatacAACAAAATTACCCACAAATTAATGTGAAACATGATGTTGGATATAATTTCCTCATTAAAAATATAGAGGAGAAGATTCGTGGGACACATTAGTATCTGATCTCATCCGGCCCAATCGGATTTTATGCCACGTAAGCGGACCCACTtttattctctctctctctctaacacGTCTTTCTGTTTCGTTTTCCTCTCATAGCCCCGCCCGCATTCTTTCAgttttctcttgctcatctTCTTTCCGGCCACCACCTGAGTGGAGGAAAAAAAAATGGGTGTAGATTACTACAACATACTCAAAGTAAACAGAAATGCCAGCGAGGACGATCTCAAGAAGGCCTACAAGCGCCTTGCCATGATTTGGCACCCTGACAAGAACCCTTCCGCCAAAAGAACTGAGGCCGAGGCTAAATTCAAGCAGATTTCTGAGGCCTATGATGTCCTCACTGATCCACAAAAGCGCCAGATCTATGATTTGTATGGCGAAGAAGCTTTGAAATCCGGCCAATTCCCCACCGCTCCTACTCCCTCTTCTTCGGCCTCCTCCTCTAGGCATTTTTACCACAGGCAGAACCCGAATCCGTCTTACCGCTTCAAGCCTAGAGACGCTGAGGATATCTTCGAGGAGTTGTTTGGATCGGAGGATGTTGGTGGCGGCCCTGCTTCTGGACCTGGAGGGAATAATTATGGCAGGTTTTTTAGGAGTAATACCGCTTATCATGCCAATGCAGCTGAGCCGAGGAAGGCGGCTTCTATTGAGAATGCGTTGCCTTGTAGCTTGGAGGACCTGTACAAAGGTGTCAAAAAGAAGATGCGGATTTCAAGAAACATTTCCGATGTCTCTGGGTATGTCTTCTCCTCCTCCCCTTCTTTcctcttattttttttccattGGATTATTTTAGTTAAGCAATATACTGGCATAATCTTCCCAATTTCCATGGCGTTTTATTGGACTTGCTAAATTCGCCTGTTTCCATTACTTCTATTAACCCCCGATTTGGAACTTAAGAGTTTTGGAGGTTAAATTAAGGGACGTAAGGTTTAACTTCCATTAACCTTCATTCACTCTCCAAAAACAACTCCACTGCTTCCATTTACCTCCATTAActtcctcccaaacaagggctaaattgaaattctacgAAGGTCGTCTATATCTTTAGTTATTTTTAGAAGTAAATACTGTAATTTATTCATGCAATGCATATAGTATTTTAGTGTAACCTTCCTCGAATGCTATATCTTTATGTTTTGGTGAACGACTCTGTGTGCATTTCGTTTGCTTTGATTCTGTATAGAGGCATTAAATATTTTGTTGCaaaaataggataataattacaTGTTGCTGAATTCAATCTGTATCTTCTAACACGGAGAACCAGGGGCCTATGTTTGATATAGTAAACCAATAAATGTGGTGTTAGTGATGCCTTAAATTCCTTCATATGAAGGATTCCTTGTTAATTTACATTATCATTTTATGGCCAACCAATTTCGCCAATCATTTTCATTCTTAATTGGAAATGCTCTGCTATTAATTAAGTAAGCCTTGTGTGTGCTTTGTTTCTGTTCCatcaattatattttatttgctcAATTTTGTCACTCAAACagtcaaattttaatttaattaaacctAGTTTCATATTTTCATGGTATCATAGTGTGGTTGGTTGTAGATCATCATGGTGACGTATGTCTACAGAGTTTGACATTCAGGAATTTGCTAGATGGATAAATTCCGATCTTTGGCAACTCTGTTAGCTATCTTGATGTAAAGGGATAGGAGAAAGCATTGTTTGTAAAAGAGTAAAAAGCCCACTTCTTCGATAGACATcagcatagttattaaaggagTATTGCGCACTAATGCGCatggggtcctggagccttgatGTAAGGCGATTGCGCGTGCCTTAGTGACACAAGGCGCACTAAAAGAATAaagtttataaaaatttataaaactatAAATGATAATGCTTAACATATAATGATAAATTCTAAATCAAAATGCAATAAAATACTAAACCATGACAATATTCTTAATCATAAATAAACTATAACATACAATAAACCCATATTCTAAATCTAATGTTCAATTGTTCAAGTAAATAGAAAATCCTAAGTTGACTAATATTCTCATCAAAAGTCTCAAATTCATCACTTATTACTCATTCCCATCAAACTCCTCATCTTAAACATCATCGAATTCTTCTTCAAAGATTTGATCCTCATGTATCTCTAATCTAACAGTGAatattaaacctatatttaacTCTTTAAAAACCCTATTTAACTCTTTTAAAACCATCTTCCACATAGGCGCGCCATGGTGTGCCTTTCATCAACATGTCTAATTGCACAAAAGCGTGTGCCATGCGCCTTAAGGCGCGCCTTGCATCGCCATTAACAACAATGGACATCAGTCGGATGAGTTAGATTAGAAGGGACTCCTTGTGATTTATTTGTATTTGTCGAGTGAAACTTTGAGAGAAGTAGTGAGGGAGACTACTGCAGGAGATTAATGAACTTACTGTtggactttttttttctttggttATGGCATCCTAACAGTGTAGATTTTATTGAGTAGCTATTTCCAAATGCCAAGAGTGAACTGAGAGCTGCCAAAGAAGTAGTCCTCCTTGTTTGATCATGTTCCTCTATCTCTTTTGGCTTTGGATTATGCTGTGGGCTTGTTATTGATCTAGAACAAGCAATAGGAGTCTCTACTGCTCTTGGCTTTTCAACCTCTTTCAAATTGTTGAAGAGGTCCAATTGGAAACGGAATGAATGGTGGGAAGGAAGGAAGGAGGAGTGAGGGGCTGGTGGATCAGATGGGAACATCGAGTTGAGGTTCAACGTTAAGTTTTGCACTTGTTTAGCAGGTATTAGATGAGGTCCAGTGTAAAAAATATTGTTCTATGACTATGATTATGAAGGTAGTGAAGTGAAGCTGAGAACTTGTTCTTTGCCTAGTCTTTGAGTGAAGTACGCCTTAGGCATGTATGGTTTGTTGGATTTTATAGAATCAATCCCTTACATTCACTTTTATAAGCTAAAACATAGAATTGTCTAAAAGCATTTTTGTCGTTACTTTGATCGAGTTCTTCAGTCATAAATCTTATTGCTAATAGATGAATAGGACGTTTTCATAGACATGATTTACTTATGCATTCTCGCCCCTGAGGTTATCATGAGATGGAACAGTCAAATAGCTTGAAGATGTTGCAAGTGAACATGGTCGAAGTGTTCCATTTACAACTACAAACGGAACAACACGCTCTACTGAAGTTATAATTCATTCATGTTCAGCATTTTCAGATATTCTCTGAAGATCACGCTGTagttattttttcctttttgttcgTTTCCTGCCTTCTTCAATTGTTGCAGGGGTTAATTACACCCGTGGTCCTCCAAGTATCAGGAATAGAACACTAATAATTACCATAAAACTTAATTTCTTAACATCAAAATCATCCAAATTTGTAGAAAAGGACACTTGGACGACACTTAAGTTGGGTTTTTTGCTCgtggattaaaaaaataataaaaaaaatccctaGCTTGGTCATGCTAGGTTCTGTTGAAGTGAGAAATCGAAAGGGAGGGGATGCATGAAATTGATTGGGTTGGGTTCGGTGacatgtttttttctttttcttttcttataatCCATGTATAAAAATCCGGCTCACATTTAGTTTACATGTCTTTTCTAGTGACTGTTATATTTGGGTAAAAGGACTATAGGAGAAAACATGCGTAAAGTTGGATGATTTTGATGTTAAgaaattatgtttttatggCATTAGTGTTCATTCCTGATACTTGGAGGACCACGGGTGTAATTAATCCATTGTAAGATGCAATTTGTTGTTCAATACCGTATTTCTTTTCAATTTTCTCATGTCTTTTGGCTTGAACATTTACTACATGGCTACTGTCATTTGTCAAACTGTCTATCTATATCTTTGTCAGAAAGAGAGAGTAGTAAAATGGAAGGCTTCCAAAAGGGAGAGAGAATGTTACAAATAGGAGGATAAATTCCTTCTTGAGTGCTAATAAACCAATGAATACGATTTCTAAATCCCTACTACGAtagacaaattttttttttgaatgtgTCTATTACTGATTAATTTAGTCTTATTTTTTTCCAATCTGATTTGTTGATTCATACCTTATGAATGTGAAAGTGAATAGGGAATGGATGCAGTTGCCTGTACATGCattaaactttttatttttcaagttcGCATCAGCACTTTGGACAGCTAACTTAATGCATGAACAACTCTCTTGCAGAAAGGTTCGAACTGTTGAAGAAATACTGACGATTGAGATAAAACCTGGTTGGAAGAAAGGCACGAAGATTACATTCCCTGAGAAGGGTAACCAGGAGCCTGGCATTATACCTGCTGATATTATTTTTGTGGTGGATGAAAAACCTCATGCTGTTTATAAGAGAGAAGGTAATGATCTGGTGGTGCATGAGGAGTTAACGCTGCTAGAAGCCCTTACAGGTAAGACAATTGGCGTGATTACACTTGATGGGAGGAATATCATGATTCCTCTGACAGACATTGTCAAACCTGGTGCTGAGGTTCTGGTCCCAAATGAAGGAATGCCAAATTCAAGAGAACCTGGGAAGAAGGGCAACTTGAGAATAAGGATTGACGTTAATTACCCATCACGACTCACAGGGGAACAGAAGTCTGAGTTGAGAAGAGTTCTGGGAGGAGTTTCATGATGGTTGATTGCTTTAGTAGAGGTAAGTGGACTAGATTGACTATGACTTTGTAGTTGTTATGCTAACTATTATTGAATGTAAATATGCGATTTTAGAATGCAAATCTTAGGATTTTATTCGGGTTAAAGTGGAGGAAGGGGAAGTTCCTCCTAATACAGTGATGGCTTGCTTGGTATTGTTAAAGTTGCGCCATTCTAACTGAAGGTGACAGGTGGACAAAGTTTGCCTGGatcttttagttttaatttggatgtttttcttacttaGGTATGATGCTTGGGTTTTGAGTTTGAACAGAGTAGAAAAAATTGGTCATATTTTGACAATTGAAAAAtacgaaatgaaaatttataATCTCTATATTCATTTATTCAAGATGCAAAAACAACTGTTTTGTTGTCTTTCATTGGATCATTTAATCTTGTTGCTTTATATCTTGGTAGATTATACTAATTTTGCATTCTATGATGTGCTTTGCCCATTTGAATCTGAACAAAAGAGGCAGTAGCAGATCTTGGTACTGTATCAATATTGTATTATGACAAGCCATTTGGAAGACCCATACTCCTGATACATATAATCCCAAGCAAAGACTTTTGGAGCTTGTGCTCTTGTGATATGTATGCATATGTGTGACCTTTGAGAGTAATATGTCTCATGGAATTTGAGCATTAGGGAATTGGGTAAACGATGGGATTTTCTTACTGTTTATTAACTTGCCAATTGcttatgaattttattctcCTCGCCGTGGATATAGGTAAAAGTAGTTGAACCACATAAATCTCTTGTTTTTATGATTGCATGTAAATCTCGCCGTGTTATAATCAACAGTGATCCAATTCCTAACAACTAAAATGTGTTATCAAAGCCTACTAGGTTTGATGTGTTGATTATCTTGGTATAACAATAGTTTCGTTGATAGATACAATACAATAGTTTTATCTACCTAGTTTGATATTGAGAAATTAGTGAGTGGCAACACAAGAGATGTGTTATTCTGATTTAAAAGGGAAAATATACCGAGAATAAGAATAATTCTACGAAGCTTCAGAAGTCAAGTCAATGTAGAGAgaagttttatctttaatagaTTTCTAAACAAGGTGGAGATTGTTTTGGTGTATCTAGAATAAGAATTCTTAATATGTTTAGTTTGGTTTTCTAATTAGAATAAGAATTAAAATCTTCCTCTTTATAAACAGGAGTTATTTGCTTATTTATTTGCTCCAAAGAGTTTTTGGAGCTTGCGCTCTTGTGATATGCATGTGTGAGCTTCCGGTGTAGTTGGGTCTCATGACATAGGAGATTTAGGTAAACAATGAGATTTGTTCGTGTATAAACTTGCGGATTACTATTGAATTATGTACTTTCCGCTCGTGAATGTAGGAAGATAGTTGAATTACGTAAATTTACAAGTCTGTATATCTTGTTTCGCATATAAAGCTTGTTGTAATCAAAATTGATCAAATTCCTAACAGacctaatattatatttatttagacTTAAAAGTGTTTGAATTTTGGatttgtttgctatatttatgtatggtttgttaaatttgtagaaTTTTGTAAGTTTAGGTATGATTTAATTTGTTGAATTTATGActaatttatgtatttatatatttgtaTATTTAATCGGGTAATGTAAGATGTGTTCTTAATGGATAATAGGACGAGATATCATTATCCCATTTGAGGGGTTAAAATCATTCATTCACAATAAATGAATTTTGGAcccatttttttattatcaaaatttTATGTTGGAAAGATGACGAAGACAACAAGCCTATTGTCGGGGACATTATTGGTAGGTGTCgttttattctttcttctcgTGGTTCATTCTCGGTTATTTTCTCGCGGAGACAAGCTAATGAGGTTGTCCACATTTTTGTTCGGGAATCTCATTTTGTTAATAGTCCTgtgattttttattctttaccaAGTTGTTTAGAGGATGTAATTACTATTCTTTGTCTAAATTTTGGCTCATTAATgaagttttaattaaaaaaaaaacaagcctATTGAATGGCTGATAAATTATGTACTAATGTGTTAAAAAATTGCGACACActcttaaaattataaaataaaattaacctaAGTTAATAATCCAAGGTTCTTACGTGGGGATGATCTTGGCTAGAGACTTTCAAGTTGGTAGCCGGAAACAATTTTACTTTTTAACATCTGACTTTTGTAGGGTCtgattttacaaattaattaaaccaCAAGTATTTTTTTTGACTGAAAAGTTAACTCACAAATCTTTTAACTGCAAATTGCACAAACTATAAATTTTTGTTTACAAGTTTTTAAATCGCGAGACTATGTAAATCGGGCAaaacatgagtttttttttttactttctatTGTGATTGTTgtggagggcgagccttggcacaacggtaaaaacgttgttgtcgtgtgaccggaggtcatgggttcgagtcttaggagcggcctcttgccaaaaaattggtaagggaaggcttgcccccagtacacccttgtggtgggacacCTCCCCGGACCCTTGCTTAGCGGGGACACGTAGTGCACCGGACCGTCCTTTTATTGTGATTGTTGTGAAGAGAAAAAACCATATATACTATTGTTGTTGATTTTGGATTCTATTTTAATTGACTAGATTCTTATTATCCATAAATGATTACTATTATATTCAGGTAGagattaataattatttataaacatAATTTTTAACAATTGAAATCTTAATAATGTAActgaaatatatttttaagtGGAAATCTCGCTAAATCGGAGGCCCTAAATAGCGGGCTCCTTTTAGAGCCGACTCTAGTCTAATATACAAACATTATAaacataattatattatttataatagggttaattacaaatagatgTTATATGGTTTCACAAATTTACAGATAGGTAGCTTGTGATATTTTTCATTACAAATGGAACTTTGTGATTtgtaaaatttcattttttattgaccTTGCCAAAATTTGGCCAATAACGATCTCAaactgaaattttttaaaaattatagtggTTTAGTATCATAGTATGAaccatattttaatttttcaaaatcatcattttttggagttttgcctctctaaacattaactttctctctcataaaaaaacaacaacactcaaatgacatcaaacctaaaaagtttaagaattaaagttgtttaaaatattactttaactcttcaatttttttttttgaggttgttatggatcaaagttcatcaccatccaatggtgcaaaaaataaagtaagatttattttgtcaaaaacaaagtaagcatagtatAACTTTGATTATTTAGTATTCAAGTATTGAATATTAAAGTGAGCTGCCATATACCGCAACTTTTTTTTCATCCACCGcacccttttgacatttatgcccttctcattttatttttttcaaaagctcaattttttttttctctctttctctcccaagcctaaaaacCCGAATTTGACGTAAATGGACCCGAGTAttcccgaagaccatgatttcgaacacgaAGTAATCTTAcgatatataaatttaaattaaaaattcgttttttaaattttgattttgattttttttaaaaaataagcctaaacggatgcgccacccgttccacctGATGGTGGAACGGGGTGGAAAGTATGGCCGACGTCGTTGCCACCACGGGCGGAATGAACAGTTCGTCCGTTCCGCCCGTGGTGGCAACGGCGTCGGAGTTCcgtttaggcaaaaaaaaaaaaaaacgggttccgcctccgattTCGGAGGTGGAACCCATGATTTCGgacatatttttaaaaaaaaaacttatcggaAGATTCATTAAGCCTTTTCCCCTTCCTCCCTTTGGCggcatgtcgttttaggtcgggttttatgaaaagcttcaaaagctagagaggatttgagagttttgGTTATTGGTTTGAAATTGTGAGGATgacataaatgtcaaaagggtgCGGTGGAAAGTATAACCTTTACGTTATATAGTAATACCCATATTAAACCATGTGTCAACCGTAGGTGTTCGGCCAACGTACAGTAAGGTGGTCGTGTTTGATGCTATCAAAAAAATTAATGGTTCACACGAACTCATAATCAATTATTAAAACATACttaactttattttatttatttttcttaagaAACTATATCCTCCTAAATCATATCTTTCTCGCCTAACTTTTCTTCCTTTCCAAAAGATTCACCGTGGACTACTGACGAAGATTTGGAGGGCCCTATGCCTCCGGCGGATCCACTCCTATTAGATGGTTTCTGCCTCTCTCTCGGTCATTGGAACTATCCCTACTTTAATAGTTTcgttttttatttctaaaaaattaattttcaaagtgGTTAATTAACAcattgaatttatttttaattataaaattcaacttaattaatataaaatagacaataaatttttttaagtttattcaAAATAACTCAATATTACTTTTGTAATCTAATTCtaatttaattttgagaagttttacattgTTATGTAAAAATTAGTTCTGAAACACTCATAttataacatatatataaaaaaaattaaacaagttctatttagaaaaaataaaataatgattaCACATGTTTGTGTAAAATTACCCCTAACGAACAAATCTTATATTAGCATTACGGACggataaatataatttttccgTATGTAATATCTTTATATTCATAATAATTGGGGAAAAAAATGTTATGATCCATACCTAAATTTATCATTGTCATTTTGTGAGATGTGGACCTATCAAATTATAGTGAAAATAAAGTTATTGCCATTATAATGTTATCTTTCAAAAATTGTGATATTAATTATATGTTGTAAAGAAGCATGAAGCATCTTGAAATATAAAACTGGGTTTAATTTATTTAAGAAGAAACAATGTATGAAATGGAAAGCACCAATTCAGACAACTAACTAAAACAAAACATACTCTAaccaaatatatttaatttaatttaattttttttttttgttatgctTATGCATTAAAGTAATTTTATAATCCAATAATTTAAGCAAcacaaattctggtttaaagtACATGAAAAAAAGATTCTCCACGATACAATACTAGAAAACAATATATTTGTATTAACTAATAACATTTAATTAGTGTTACCAGTACTATATTATGAAACTAATAACTTTAAAGTTTATCTTCCttcttttaaagaaaaaaaaaacttaattactctatactttttaaaagaaagaaGGAGGACAATTTGAAATTTATGCCTTCCATCGGATTTTTTTGTTCCGTTTGATTCGCATATCTACCGTCTATAAAAagaaatttatttattcattgtTGAGTTGAACACGAGCAAAAGTCGTTATAAAGAAAACTCATGATCAGTGCAACATAGATAAAGATCTTCGTAATTTTAATAGAATCAATACAGATCCATTTATCTGGAAGCGTTTTGATAATGAAATTTCCACTTTTTTGCCGTTTTAAATTTGTGGAAAGTAttgatattttatttcaatGTATGattcatttttcttatttaagttCTCCTTCTATGAATTTTCTTACTTCTTGCGACTCTAACCCGAATTTATACAAGGTATTTTTAGGGTGTTGTTATACCTAGTCTCAAATTCCCACCCTTAGCCCCGTGAAATGACGAAATGCCATTTAATGGGTTAAGGGTGGGAAAAGGTTATTTTTTTTGCCCTCGCAATACgcaggcgtgtggctatcacgcctcaccgtgtggtcaggcgtgatagccccacgcctcaccttgtggtcgggcatgtggctatcacgcccgaccacacggtgaggcgtgtagctatcacgcccgaccacacggtgaggcgtgatagccacatgcccgacctcacggtggggcgtgatagccacacgcccgcgtatcggggataaaaaaattagtcctctattgaattaaacccgtaaatacctgttacgtaaaaaaaattagtccgctgttgaattaaactcgtaaaaaaattagtctgctattgaattaaacccgtaaatacctgaattaacaaaataaaaatttaactaaaattaacaaaataaagatttagttaagcaaaataaaatttacaacaactaaacttaactaaaatttacaacataaaaatttagttaaactaaattaaacaaattaaaaattacaaaaatttaattaaatttaactaaattaaaaaaaagtaaataaataattgcCCATACGCCAAACGAGCGTATGGGCATTACGTCATCACCATTGTGgggacgtatgaacatcacgccgcaccacaggtgacggcgtatgaatatcacgccgtagcctatggtgaggcgtgaggctatcacgccgtcacctgtggtgcggcgtgatgttcatacgccgcaCCACAGGTGACGGCGTGATCTCCACACACCCCCATGTCCCGATTCTGATTTCGAATAACAGAAAAATCCGATACAAAAAACGTCcaaaaaacatcaaaatcaaacgGAAATAC
The DNA window shown above is from Euphorbia lathyris chromosome 1, ddEupLath1.1, whole genome shotgun sequence and carries:
- the LOC136231749 gene encoding uncharacterized protein yields the protein MGVDYYNILKVNRNASEDDLKKAYKRLAMIWHPDKNPSAKRTEAEAKFKQISEAYDVLTDPQKRQIYDLYGEEALKSGQFPTAPTPSSSASSSRHFYHRQNPNPSYRFKPRDAEDIFEELFGSEDVGGGPASGPGGNNYGRFFRSNTAYHANAAEPRKAASIENALPCSLEDLYKGVKKKMRISRNISDVSGKVRTVEEILTIEIKPGWKKGTKITFPEKGNQEPGIIPADIIFVVDEKPHAVYKREGNDLVVHEELTLLEALTGKTIGVITLDGRNIMIPLTDIVKPGAEVLVPNEGMPNSREPGKKGNLRIRIDVNYPSRLTGEQKSELRRVLGGVS